GAGCTGCCATTTTTACAATTGCCGCTACTTCTTCCACGCTGTTGGGCCGTACCACAATATCGGGCATGGTCTTGGCCATCGGATTGACCAGGAAATCGGGAACAGGCGCCAAATCCCGTTCATAGAACTGTCGTTCAAATAATTCGTCGGTAGCGCGTTCGCCCAGCATTTCTTTTAATGACTGACATACTTTGGCGCTCATAAAATCCTCCTTCTTCTGGCTTATTCCGGTTTCGCGTGCTTTGCTTCTTCTTCGGCAAAGAATTTTTCCGCTGTTTCGCCATGCAGCAATGTTCCCAGACTGCCGGCCAGATCTGCCGGTTCCATAACGCAAATCCAGCCTTCGCCATAACAGTCGTCATTCAACAGTTTGGGGTTCGTGGTGAGAGCCGAATTCGATTCAAGAACTTTTCCATTCATGGGAACCTTCAGTTTGCCGGCCCATTTTCCTGACTGGATGGAGCTTAAAGTAGCACCGGCTGCCAATGTTTTTCCCACCCGGGGAACACGAATAAAGGTGATTTCTCCCGCCAGCTGCTGCATAAAATCGCTGATGCCAATGCGAACATTATTTCCTTCCACTTTGATCCAGGCATGATCTTCCGTATAATAAAGTTCCTGAGGAATAACATATTTTGACATTTTAATCCTCCTTGCTAGATACCTGTCAGTATCCATTGCATTAATAATTTATGGTCTAACCCCGGCAATTTGCCGCAATGATCTTTTTCCCACTGCTGCAATGCCTTTTCGATTGCATCTTCCTGCCAGGGAATTTCTTGCATATACGGTGCCAAAGGTATGATTTTCGCCTGCTGCAAGCAGGCAATATTATGGGTTTCGAAGTGGCTGATCCGATGATTTTTTATCTGTATAATTGCCCACCCTTCGCCGCTGTCGTCCGCATACCGGTGCAGCCGTAAATATACGTTTTCTTTAATTTTCACTTGTCTCGACCGCTGCCTTTTGCCAGGCAGCTGCAAAAACTCCCGTGATGTAAGTCGCAGGGCAATCTTCTCTGTCATATTTTCCAGTTCCGGAAAATACACCCCTGACTCCAGTTCCGGCAGCCAGGCTTTAAAATGGTCCAGCAGCCTGCTTTCGACCGCAGCCACATCCGGCTGATAGCCCAGTTCTTCGCTTAAAGTAGTCATGTACTGCTCCATAGACTGCCGGGCCGATTTGCGAAACTCTTCGCAGGGCACCTGCAGCACATCGGCCATTGTATCCCGGTCAAAACCGATTAAAATATTGCCGATATAGACGGCATAGCCGTTAATGTCGCCGGCACCGTTGCCGGAAATTTTCCGGCCATTCACTACAATATCCGCCGGCGGCTGAATGGCGGCACTGAGACCAAAGTCCCGCAAAGCCGCAACTGCCGGTGCCAAAAATTGTTGAAAAAATTGATCTCGCCGGCCTTTCAGCAACGGATTGCTTCTATGTAAAATCAATTGGAAGAAAATTTGATTTTGATCCAGCAGCACCATACCCCCACCCGTCTCGCGGCGGATGAGGGGAATGGCTTGCTGCTGACAAAAATCAATATTTACTTCTTCTTTAAGATCGTCATGAAACCCAAGACACACATAACGCTGAGCCGGACGGCAAAATATGAGTCCCTCCCGGCCGACTTCCGCCAAAGCATGATAGACAGCCTGAGTTTGCTGCCAGGGCAGCACCCCCAGGCGATACAGCATCATTTCTTCTCAAAAGCATCCAAACATTCTTCGACTAACGTAGCACAATATGCTGTTGTGGGTGAACCGCCGAAGGCTACTGCCAGAGTAGCCGCCTCCAGAATTTCATCCCGGTTTGCCCCTACTTCCAAGGATTTAAAAACATGAAAAGCAATGCAATATTCACAACGGGCATAGGCAGCGATAGCCAATGCCATTAGTTCTTTGTATTTCGCCGGAATTTCCCCTTCAATAAAACAAGCATTAGTAATATTAACAAATGCAGCGGCTACTTCCGGTGTATCCTTGCCTAATTTTCCTAAACCTGCCTGAAAGTCATTCAATAATTTGCGTGGATCTGCCATAATCAAATTCCTCCTCATTATATCTCGGTTATTGTCGGCGGGAACCCGCCAAAACCTGTTGATATGCTTCACGGGCGTAATACGAGCTTCGTACCAGCGGATTGGCAACAACAACCTTAAAACCGATTTTTAAACCGATGCGGCGATACTCCTCAAATTCCTTGGGTGTTACATAACGTTCCATGGGAATATGAGCGGCGGAAGGCCGTAAGTATTGTCCAAGAGTTAAAATATCACAGCCGGCACGGTTGAGATCTTCCATCACTTTGGTAACTTCGCCAACGCTTTCCCCTAATCCCAGCATCATGCCGGATTTGGTAATCATCTTCGGATCAATCTTTTTAACTGTTGCAAACAGGTCGACAGAACGCTGGTAATCCGCCTCAGGCCGTACCCGGCTGTACAAAGCGGGTACGGTTTCCACATTGTGATTCAGCACACTGGGCCGCGCTGCCACGACAACAGCCAAAGCAGCCTCGCTGCCGGCTAAATCCGGTATCAACACTTCAATAGCAGCATCCGGTACTTTATGATAAACCGACTGCAGAACCGCCGCATAATGGCCGGCTCCGCCATCGGGCAAATCATCCCGGGTGACTGAAGTAATTACAATGTATTTTAAACCAAGAGTCTGAACCGCTTCAGCCAGATTGTCCGGCTCCGCCGGGTCGGGCCGGCCGGGAATGCCATGATGAACGGCGCAAAACCGGCAATTGCGGGTACAGACATCTCCCAGAATCATGAAGGTGGCTGTCTGATGCCCAAAGCACTCTCCCACATTGGGACACTGGGCGCTTTCGCATACGGTATGCAAATCCAGCCGATCCATCAGCATTTTAATTTGCTGCATTTTTGCCGCATCGGGACTTTTAATCTTCAACCACTCAGGCCTTACTGCTTCCATTTTCGCCGCTCCTTACCGGTACGATTTTTACCTCAAATACTTCAGCGAATTTTTCAATCACCTGCCGGCAAATTTCATTCCGGCTCACCGTCACGCCGAAATATTCCATACTGGCTACCGGACGATCAGTGATACCGCAAGGATTAATCATGCTGAAATGCTGCATGTTAGGACGAACATTCAGGGCAAATCCATGCATAGACACCCAGCCTTTCACACCAACACCAATAGCAGCGATCTTCCCTTGCTCTGTCCAGACACCGGTAAGCCCCTTTTCACGAAAGCCTTCAATACCATACTCGCTGACGGTACGGATAATCACCTCTTCCAGTTGGCGTAC
Above is a genomic segment from Veillonellales bacterium containing:
- the lipA gene encoding lipoyl synthase, which produces MEAVRPEWLKIKSPDAAKMQQIKMLMDRLDLHTVCESAQCPNVGECFGHQTATFMILGDVCTRNCRFCAVHHGIPGRPDPAEPDNLAEAVQTLGLKYIVITSVTRDDLPDGGAGHYAAVLQSVYHKVPDAAIEVLIPDLAGSEAALAVVVAARPSVLNHNVETVPALYSRVRPEADYQRSVDLFATVKKIDPKMITKSGMMLGLGESVGEVTKVMEDLNRAGCDILTLGQYLRPSAAHIPMERYVTPKEFEEYRRIGLKIGFKVVVANPLVRSSYYAREAYQQVLAGSRRQ
- a CDS encoding biotin/lipoate A/B protein ligase family protein, producing MMLYRLGVLPWQQTQAVYHALAEVGREGLIFCRPAQRYVCLGFHDDLKEEVNIDFCQQQAIPLIRRETGGGMVLLDQNQIFFQLILHRSNPLLKGRRDQFFQQFLAPAVAALRDFGLSAAIQPPADIVVNGRKISGNGAGDINGYAVYIGNILIGFDRDTMADVLQVPCEEFRKSARQSMEQYMTTLSEELGYQPDVAAVESRLLDHFKAWLPELESGVYFPELENMTEKIALRLTSREFLQLPGKRQRSRQVKIKENVYLRLHRYADDSGEGWAIIQIKNHRISHFETHNIACLQQAKIIPLAPYMQEIPWQEDAIEKALQQWEKDHCGKLPGLDHKLLMQWILTGI
- a CDS encoding glycine cleavage system protein H encodes the protein MSKYVIPQELYYTEDHAWIKVEGNNVRIGISDFMQQLAGEITFIRVPRVGKTLAAGATLSSIQSGKWAGKLKVPMNGKVLESNSALTTNPKLLNDDCYGEGWICVMEPADLAGSLGTLLHGETAEKFFAEEEAKHAKPE
- the lipB gene encoding lipoyl(octanoyl) transferase LipB, producing the protein MKQVCLLNLKRIPYPAAWEMQLKMVAQRRKGEIEDSLILLEHDPVFTVGRAGSHTNIKVDDSVLKTENISVYDVDRGGDVTYHGPGQVVCYPILDLTKHGRDMHRYVRQLEEVIIRTVSEYGIEGFREKGLTGVWTEQGKIAAIGVGVKGWVSMHGFALNVRPNMQHFSMINPCGITDRPVASMEYFGVTVSRNEICRQVIEKFAEVFEVKIVPVRSGENGSSKA
- a CDS encoding carboxymuconolactone decarboxylase family protein, producing MADPRKLLNDFQAGLGKLGKDTPEVAAAFVNITNACFIEGEIPAKYKELMALAIAAYARCEYCIAFHVFKSLEVGANRDEILEAATLAVAFGGSPTTAYCATLVEECLDAFEKK